In Solanum stenotomum isolate F172 unplaced genomic scaffold, ASM1918654v1 scaffold33356, whole genome shotgun sequence, the sequence AGGAGGTGTCAGCCAAAATCGGCAAGCTTATATACTTGAGATATCTTGATCTCTCCGACACCATGATCAAAGTCTTGCCCAATTCCATTTGCAAGCTCTACAATTTACAAACATTTAGAGTACATAATTGTTCTTCACTCATGAAGCTTCCAGAAGGAATGGGAAATATGATAAGTTTGAGACACATATATTGCGACGATCATTACCAATCAGCTTTTAATTTTGGTGGATGGGGATCATGGTATAAAGTTAATGTTCAGTTTCAGATGCCACTTAATATGGGGCAATTGACTAGTCTTCAAACACTAGAGTTTTTCAACGTAGGTTTAGAGAAAGGTCGTCAAATAGAATAATTAGGTTGTTTGAAAAACCTTAGAGGTGCATTGAAAATCGACTGTCTCCACTTAGTTGGAAAATGTAACGTATGTCTAAGATTTATGAGAAGTATAAAGATATTAACTTTAGATACATATATGATTATTAGTCCTTggaactttttcattttcttttaaaaatatatacacatggTGATAgattcttttatatttattacattGTAATTATATTTGCAAAAGTTTACTAAAATTATTCTGTTAAATTcacatatattataatttataatcttgaattAAACATAGGATGCATGTAAGCATTTGAAAACATAACTGATTATGTTGTTCATGTTCACATTCAGACTATTTGTTGTTGAAATatcaaaagacaaaaaaaatgtcatatatCATAAAAATTGCACAAGAAAAAGGAAGGACAAATCAattcaatttattatatatagttacTTTACTTTTAAATTTNgtatttttattttaaaacattgtatttcttttttagtttgtagtaATTTAAATAGCTATATAATGTATTCGTCACAATTCTATATCTTATGATTgaatacataatttatataattgtgACGAATACATTATAAGAAGGGAAATAAAAACTTATTGGTATTCATTTTTTcgtttgaaatacaaaatcataCTGAAATACAACCtgatatttgaaatacaaactTAGTAAgacatattttgtattttatttggctaaagcaatataattttatgaatacataatatataaaattgtgcGACGAATACATCACAAGAAGGGGAATACAAAATTATTGATATTCATTCTGCGTTTGATAtacaaaatgatattgaaatacaacatgatatttgaaataaaaactaAGCTAGAAAATACTTTCTGCaaatttaaagtgaaataataatataacaaaattggatattgaaatataaatacaatttattttgcataaacttattctatgtattatatatgtattcatcGCAATTGTAgttttcaatatcattttgaTCTACAACTagtttgtatttatattttggttTATATTACACAACTGcctttatttttgtacttgAACTAGAATGCCAAAGAGTTGTATTCATAATAAATCAATACcaacattttttgtattttaaattagttataaATATCATTAGGTATTCGAATACATTTCGGATGAACACATATTCAAAGAAGTTCAAACATTTAAATATCCAAAACGGAGGGCATTAGAAATTTCCAACAGTTCCACTGatataagatataaaatacaaactactgtttccaaaaaaaaatgaaattcttaagaacaaagaaaaaaacgCTAGAAAGAAAAATGGCAACACATGCTTTTTCAAAAACGtaactgatgttaaatttttttaaaaaattaccttttttgaaattttttgttccatgattttctctattcagttattaattatttgtattctttcaaattaatcaaaataaaataaagacgTAACTCAAtccttaacaaactaaaatattgacattttaaataaatagtgaaacTATTGCTAAGGAGTCCCatttaaagctaaaatattgttgttttgaaaattttcccctttcttttactattttaattgtttacttATGCttgactaattttatttaactctaaccatagaatattttaattaacttatttatatCCCCCAAAAGATGAGCTATATTCTTTATGTcggtaaatttttttatcaattcgtgtaatttatttgaaaaatctttagtcaaaactttttatttatccttcaattaattaacatagttttcatattttaattaaccAATTTGgttcaaatcatttttttaaaagtgagtaaaataaaatcaacctaattttgtaaaaaaattctGATCACATTTAATTCAATGTTTCAATTAATGTCCTCTTTTCttataaaatgtgtcatttatttaattattttctcaaagttaatcaaatattgtaagttattattttttatgttaaatcattattttcctaaaaatagtcaaatatattttagtcaagtcgcaggtcaaccgcatgttagcgggtacttcgaatgcttaaacccttcacgaagtgtaaattgaaccccgaaccccctttggtattttcaaatgattttttctgtttaaatctttgaaaattataagttttcttaatttctttaaattaagtggcgactcttttctaagtattttctgaaattgttttatacttagaacatttcaaatattgatttttctaAGGTTagtaaaattacggcataacaaATAGTAACTAAGACACTTAAATTGAAACGGAGATCAAAGTATTATTTTGTGTCTCTATTTCTTAGCTAATAAGGCATATTAATTATACGATGTAGAAAGGGTTAGATAAGATTTGATCGTGTAATTAAGTAAATTTTGCCATCCATTAAACTTTTGATCTAATATTAATCCCATTCTTAGGaaaagttttcatttttttctattgaCACTAACAAATCCCCTAATATGTGCATTGTCTTAAAATATACGGCTAGTAAAAAATTGATGgataaatttgaatataaaatcTTAGATATTTCATGTTAGAACGCCATCAATGACAAAGAACAAATACGAGATGATCTGTTCATAACAAAGATATGAATTGACCAAAAGTGAGGCAGATTTATAAATGACAATtagcatatatatatttgagacGATTTATTAACGAAAAATGTATGAATGGACATGAAGTGTAACAAGGGCACGCCATTCATTAATAGCAAgagcaaatatttaaaatgttgtCTTACAAATTTGGTTAAAACTAAAATCAAGATGACTAAGACCCTGGATagacatattttatgttttgttaagttaaaatagcttttaagtaattttgtaatgtgtttgaataaaataaaataaaaagtatttacAAGCACTTGTTTTTAAGTCAAAGTAACAAAAAAAAGCCAAAAGTCAATACAAACCGTCTCTAATAGCCTTTTGGATGGActtttttaaagtgtttttaAACCAAAATAGCCTTCAAGCATTTTAAGCACTTGTTTTATAAgttaaaaacacaaaaataaaagtcagAATTCCTAACTTATGTTTTGTGGCTTATAAACCAAAAGCTATAAGCACGTCCAAACAGACTCTAACGCCCCATGAGGTTTTCCATGTAAGGCAATTTATGCGGAAGCtatgtttaaaaataacaaagagaTTTGTTTCTCTAGTAACACAAGTGAAATATTTCCAGTATCTTACAACTACAGACTCTGTCTAAATTTATGCATACATCCATGATGTTAGTTTGATACATAATACTCTCTATTTTCATCTTTAAAATATCGTTGTTTGAAATGCATTGCAGTGTATTACAAGTATTACTATATCTTTAACTTGTTCAtctttagcaaacataaaactatttttattagCACTAATTGGAAcaagaaaattgaaatattacATCCTATTTGATATTGTATTACCTCTAGTACAAGAGCTCAGAATCCTTCAGGTTGAAACACTAAACTGGATAAGCACAACTAACAATAAAATACACAAATACTAGTCCCAGTAATAATAGCTTCTTATTCTTACTTCACAACCACTTGGTGTCAAAACTTGCTTCTTTTTTTCACCATACATAGACACCTTACATCTCGGGGACGCTTTTCGCCTTCATAGAGGTTATTTGAGAAACAGGTGGATCCATTGACAACATACTGGAGATGAAGTGCATTGTTGGCCTTGATTTTGGAGTTTCAAGCAAACATGAGCTTGCTAGCTTGATGATAAAAACCAAAACCTCTTTTACTCTATCTTCAGGATATGGAAGGCGTTCATCTAGCAAATCGCTAAGCTGCACATGATCTCTGGTCGATGAATTTGCTAGCACAGTAATGTAATCCCCAAGATGCTTTCCTTTGATTACCTCCAATGCTAATACTCCAAAGCTATAGACGTCACACATTTCCGTCACCTTCATTGTATAGGCAAGCTCTGAAACAATAAAGTTCCAAATGAGATAGAAACAATATAGACTGTGCAGAAATATCTCATGAACTAAAAAAAGGATAAGAAGTTAGATCTTACCTGGTGCTACATAGCCATATGTGCCTGCAAGTGCAGTACAATTGGATGAGTCTGGCTTGAGAATCTTAGCTATGCCAAAATCTGAAACACGAGCTTCATACTCGGAATCAAGCAAAACATTACTGCTTGATATGTCTCGATGAACAATCGGGGGTGAGCAATCATGGTGCATGTAAGATAAAGCATAAGCAACACCTTTGATGATATTCACCCTTGTAAGCCAATCCAATTTCTTGGACTCTACTTCATTGCTCAAAATACTAGACAAGCTCCCCTTCTCCATGTACTCGTAAACCAAGAATGAGTGTTGTGCATTTGAACAGAAGGCATAGAGTTTCACAATGTTGCGATGCTTGATCCTTGTCAATGACCTTATCTCATTCATGAAGCTTTTGCGATGGGTAACCTCAAATGAAGAATGAAGTCTCTTCACAGCTACATTCTCAAGCGTTGGAAGCTTTACCTTGTAAACGCTTCCAGATCCTCCTTTTCCGATGCAAAACATTGCATCAAACTCCTTTGTGGCTTTTAAGATATCCCAGTACAATGCATTTCCATTTAATGTGGATATGAaaatcaaaccatcaacatcaTCACTGGAATCCCTTCTTTCAACGTCTCTAACTCTCCTTCTTTTATTACACATAAAGAGAACACCAATGAAAGCACAGAGTAGTACTAGTGCTCCCATAATAGGAAGTACAGTGATGAGGATGAGTTTATGTCCCTTCGCCATTGAGTGCTTCTTCACAATAGAAGATGGCCTTTCGCAAGGTTGGAATCCAATCACATTGCCACAAAGATCTTTATTACCTTCTAATGAGGCATTCATGAAAGCTTTATTATTAGGGATTGGACCTTCCAACTCATTGTATGACAAGATAACATCCTGCAAACTGGTCAAACTTTCAAATTCTTCAGGAATACGCCCAGCAAGGCTGTTGTGGGAAAGATTCAAGTTTGCCAAGTCCAGCAAACTAGCTAACTGAGCAGGTATTTCTCCATCAAGAAGATTATAGCTCAAATCAAGTACACTAAGATGAGTTATCCTCCCTATCTCCTTTGGAATTTTCTGCCCAAACTTGTTACAACTCAGGTTCAAGTGAAATAGGTGCTGGTAATCTCCTATAAACGTTGGGATCGACCCATTCAATCTATTGTTTGACAGATCTAGGGAATCTAACTTTGTCAGTGCCCCAAGTTCTATAGGAATATTGCCAGAAATATAGTTATTTTGCACAGAAAGCTTAACCAGAGAGGTTAATTTTCCAAATTCCTTTGGTATCCGCCCAATCAAATGATTTGCTGAAAGATCAAGTCCCAAAAGACCTTTGATGTTTCCAATCTCTGGTGGTATGCTACCACTAATGTTATTTCTGGCTATCTGAAAATCAGTCAATTTCTTGCATTTCCCCCAGTTTCTGCTGAGTTCACCATGAAAATCATTATCACTCAAATCAATGAAGTAAAGGTGTGGATGGACGCCAAAAGCTTCAGATAAATTCCCAGTAAAACTGTTGTTATCCAAGCGAACTCTTTTGAAACTCGAGCACTTGCTAAAGCTTCTTGGTATTGGCCCTGTCAGCTTGTTACTATTCACCGTGAAGTTCTCAAGTTTTCCACCTTGACAAAGATACTCAGGCAAATGGCCTGAAAACTGATTTTCATCCATTTCCATTATAACCAAGTTATCCAAATATGCAAGATCTTTTGGAATAGAGCCAGAAAGTTTGTTGGCACGGAGATACAGAAATTGCAAGTTTCTCAAATTGCCAAATGAACCAGGAATAGGACCAGTAAGTTGATTATTGGATAATTGCAgatcattcaattttttcagATTCCCAAAATCACTAGGAATGGGACCAGAAAGTTGGTTGGAATAAAGGTGCAAGAGTTTGAGCTCAGTTAAGTCACCTATTGTTTTGGGAATTGGACCAGAAAGATTGTTTGTCTGGAAGCTTAAGTACTCAAGTGACTTCATTTTCCCAATTTCATCAGGAATGGGACCAGACAAGTTATTGGAGAAAACATAGAACAATTTTGCATTGATCAAGTTACCTATTTCCGGAGGAATATGACCTGTTAATTGATTGCTATCAATATAAGCTTCAACAAGATTGACAAGTTTTCCTATTTCTGAAGGAATGGAGCCAGAAAGCTTATTAttataaagatacaaaaaagacAAATTGTTCAAATTACCCAATGAAGCAGGAATTGAACCACTAAGAAAGTTAGAACTCAAAGCTAGATCAGTAAGAGACCTTAGGCGACCTATTTCCCTTGGAATGGAACCATTTAATTGGTTGTCAAATATGTGGAGGGTCTCAAGCTTTATTAGTGAGCTGATTTGTAGTGGGATTGTGCCCGAAATATGATTGACAGACAAGTCAAGGTAGACAAGATTAGCGAGCTTACCAATTTCAGGTGGGATGGTGCCAGAGAGCTGGTTCATACTAAGATCAACATATTCAAGAAAAGGGAGTGATGAAAATGGAAAATCATACAGTGTGCCAATGACACTAGCATTTGTAATATTCAACCTGTTAACCCGACCATTAACGCATACAACTCCATACCAGCCCCTGCATGCATCAGAACTCGTCGCTCCAATTCTGGAAGAATTCTTGGTAACAGCAGGACTACTTAGTGTCCATGAAGCTTGTAAGGAATTGTTCTGGTTTAGGAATGTTGCTTTCCATTTAAGAAGAGCAGTTGCTTCCTCAGTGGAAGCAAAAGTTATAACTATGAAAAGATATAAGAAGGGAAGGATATAAAATATTGTGGGAACCATCATCAAGGCTAAATGATTGattgtttttggttttgtgaTGAAGTTGTGCAGGGTATAGTTGTATAAATATTGTAATGAATCACTATAATACCTTGTTTGAATGgttgttacccattgtattgcattgtattgttagtttgaatatcatttttgttttggctgttatttaaattttattgtatcgtaTTGTTTAAATCTATGATTAGGTAACTACTAACAGTCTCATTTAATGTAACGATCGGTTTAGCCTGATcgcattttttttcttctcattttgtcttttacttattatttaataatcctATTTTATTCTTTACCCTACATTTCTATAGTAGTTCTACccctctcttattttttttataggtttatcattcaaattgcTGATGTATGACATTATGTAACGATATAGaacaatacaatacgatacaacacaatacaatagatacattatgaaacaacaCGTAACAACCATTCAAACAAAGTTTTATAAGTGTTGGTGAGTCAATAGCATTTATTTCTCACCTTGTGAATTACGTGTAGAACGACTTCAAGTCAATGGTCTCACTATCCATGAAAGTAAATaccaaagaaaaacaaatgttTGTGGAAACATTTTAATTGGCCAGGTTTAAAAGTTGTGGAAATATTGGGagattttctatcatttttttggaaattttgctAGTCTTTGGCATTGACTAACAGTTGTATCATCTTCATGGGCCATATTGGGTGGAATTATTGCAAGTTCCGTTAACATCTACTTACTTGGAAAATTTCAACGGCTTAATTAAGTTGGAACTGCAGAGGTCTCTGTTCAAGGGACAGTTTGAGAAATGAAGGGTTGTCCAACATTTTTCTTTTGCATCTACAAttagcataatacataaatatgtccgTTAACTTAGttttaactgacatagaccctCTAATTTTAGGTATGCAAGAATAAAcgcttaaatttgtataaagttgaacaagtagacacagaTCAATGTAGGACCAAATTGTCAAGCTAAACACATATTTCTACTTGTTCAACTCTTTACAAGTTTAAGGTCAACTTGTGCACACCAAAGTTGGAGTTGCGAGAGTGGGATTGCTTGCTTGAGAATTTCATTGCCGATTTGGTGCTCGTTTTTGGAATCTTAATTGAAGTCTTTAGCTTTCTATAGTTATAATTGTCAATTAGTTCCTTTCGTGTGTCTATCTTCTatctcttttttcttatttcttagaATTAGGGTTTACTTCGCTATCGATATTGCATCAATGGCTTCTAGTTCTATAATAACAAGGTAAATGAAGTAGCAACAATTTATCCATATTTCTGCCTGTATTGTGCTTTTTCTTCTCATCATGTGTTGTTTAGCACACTCAATAGCTTCGACACTCTGCCTGTCATTTTTTGTTTCTGCTTCTTCATATGCTAaacaattcataaattcataaaataattcataaatcaCGAGCCTTATTACCCTATTGAACCACCCTACGCTAAAGGACTTTAACTAGTTGCAGAAAATAGGGATCAGCAATATCTAACAGTGAAATGtggtttgatcaacttcaaaaaGATGTTGTTATTAGACTGTTATCAATGTGATGCTGCTTTTGTGGCAAGTTCTTAACATCAGAGAATGCAGCTTTTTGCTTTGATGCTTAGTGGGGTGAACCAGAGGGTCCAATCAAGTGGCCAAGAGAAGAAGCAAtctcactactaaaaaaacaatgaatacCGACCTACAAATATCGACTTTCGGAGGTCGATATTCCATGAAATACCGATCAAATACCGACTTCACagcttaggtcggaaaaagcttggtcgctattcataattcaataccgacctctggagatcggtatttactgacctctcGAGGTCAGTTCTAATTTTAGGTCggaaaattcattatttattttccaaCTTCCTGAGGtcacttttatatatttgtttattttttatttttattatttccgtCTTCTGAATGTCAGaatatttatttctcatattttgaaATACCGACATCTGGAGGTCgatatttgttaatttttaatttttaatattttcgaCCTCTGGAAGTcggtatatttttattttaatttttaaattccgacctctgaaGGTTGGTATTTttaaacttcatccaacttcaaaataaactccatccaacttcaaaataaactaaaaataggatcaaacaattccaaaaatatagaagtctaaaatgtcaaatagatacaactactcctcatcaccctcactctccTTTCTTCCCTCTTCTTCTCTCTGTCGGCTACAACAGCAAGCTCGGCATTAGGGTAAGATATCTTACCCTCCATTGCAGATATTGTCTCTCTATCCCTACCATCGAAGCTTGAGGATAATGAACCACAATACCAAGACTTTTTCTTCTGATACGCCTTTTCTGTTAAGCCGTAGATTGAACCTCTAATCGGTTCACCTGCACTCTGTTGCCAAAGATTCTCGTTTTCTAAGCGGTCTGTTAGttcaataatgataaaattttatttcaacaactaaataacattaactctaactagttttgaatTATTTCCGCCAACTAAaccaaaatatttcaaataatgAGTAAAACTAACTAGGGgttaattaaactttatttgaACTAATTCCACCAAcaaaatccaccaactaaaccacattatttatttgaacttatttaaacaactttttaactctaactagttttaACTTATTTCCAATAACTAAATTCACCAACTAACCCACATTacttatttgaaattatttaaacaacttaacaactttttaactctaactagttttgacttaattccaacaactaaatccaccaactaaaccacattacttatttgaacttatttaaacaacttaacaactttttaactctaACTAATTTTGACTTAATCCCAACAACTAAATcgaccaactaaaccacatgaTCTTCATCTCTTTAGCTGAGATTGATGTTTGTCTTCACAAAGTAGCTTGACTTGGCAACGACGGTTGTGGAAATGGATGTGATATCAATATGATGGACGCAAATTATTAGAAAGTTGGATTGTTTATCTAAATGGAAGGATACAAATAGGAGCCCATCGACCTCAACTAACTTGAGATTAAGGTATAGTAAATTTTACTGTCGATATAGTGAATCAACACTTTGTATCCCTATATCTTGCTTAAATGTTCTGATTACCCTACTCAACAAAAATTAGTACAATTATCTTTTGTTGGTTAGATACATTCATGTTCTTGAGGAATGCTAAAAATTCTAAATGTCATTGGGTTTGGATTTCAGTGTATTATAGAGATACATATATATTAGCAGAACTCTACACgcacataagaaaaaaaaaacaatgacgACATGAATTTAGTCTCTTTCCCAAAGTACTGCaatttgtgaattcttgaatcCACTTGTAACAAACCCAATAGCAAGATCAacacaattcaaattcaaacaaccgATAAATCTATTCGCTAACTCGTAATTGAAATTACAAAGGAATTTAAGAACTAAAAGGGAATTGAAGAACACACATAGAAGAAAAGGATGAGAAGTAGAACTCAAAGAAAAGGGATGAGAGGActagacatttttttttcaacaatttgcATAAACCAATTTTGCTCTCCCAAGTCTCTATTTATCAACCCGGATCCCACAAATAGCCACTTAATTCGGATTTGGGCTGCTTTGTCAATACTGGTCTAGGCCCATTCATAACACCACTCGAGACGAAAACAACAGAACAACAAAGAACTTGATTCTCTATGAACTGAAGCAAATATTTCTAGTAGCTTACAACTAGAACATACATCTGTTTGAAAAGAGGAATCTATGCATACAATGTTCAATGATATGTTTAGTTTGATACATAATCCTCTCTATTTTCATCTTTAAGATATCATCTTTTTGACATGCCTTACAGTGTGTTTCAAATTACAGAAGCATTCACAGTTCAAGATTTTTCAcgagttaaaaattaaaataacatcaGTAGTACTTAACGAACATGGAACTTGCTTTTATTACTTAACATCAGTATATAGTATACTGTAATTTGTATATATTCTAGAACAAAGGCTCTGAGACCTTCAGGTTGAAATAAGTAATCTATATAAGCAACTCAACAATACAGAAAGGCtaatcttaataatattttgctGTGAAAGTTCTGATCAACATACTTGTTACTTCACAACGACTTGGTGCTGAGCATAATCTTTTCCATACCAGGGCACCTTACATCTCGAGGAATCTCACTTTCATGGAATCTGATGATTGGGTGGATCCATTGATAACATATGGGAGATGAAGTGCATTGTTGGCCTTGATTTTGGATTTTCAACCAAACACGAGATTGCTAGCTTGACAATGAAAACCAAAAACTCTTTTACTTCATCCTCAGGATGTGGAAGGCGTTCATCTAGCAAATCGCTTAGCTGCACATCTCTTGTTGATGAATTTGTTAGAAGAGTAAGGTATTCCCCAAGATGCTTCCCTTTGATTACCTCCAATGCTAATACTCCAAAGCTGTAGACGTCACACATTTCCGTAACCTTCATTGTATAGGCAAGCTCTGAAACAATAAAGTTCCAAATGAGATAGAAACAATATAGAGTGTGCAGATATAGttcatgaactaaaaaaaaggaTAAGTAGTTAGATCTTACCTGGTGCTACATAGCCATATGTGCCTGCAAGTGCAGTACAATTGGATGAGTCTGGCTTGAGAATCTTAGCTATGCCAAAATCAGAAACTCGAGCTTCAAACTCGGAGTCAAGCAAAACATTACTGCTTGATATGTCCCGATGAACAATCGGGGGTGAGCAATCGTGGTGCATGTAGGATAAAGCATAAGCAACACCTTTGATGATATTCACCCTTATAAGCCAATCCAATTTCTTGGACTCTACTTCGTTGCTCAATATACTAGACAAACTCCCCCTCTCCACATACTCGTAAACCAAGAACGAGTGTTGTGCATTCGAACAAAAGCCATAGAGTCTCACAATGTTCCGATGCTTAATCCCTGTCAATGCCCTTACCTCATTCATGAAGCTCTTGCGATGCTTAATCTCAAATGAAGAATGAAGTCGCTTCACAGCTACATTTCCCAATGATGGAAGATTTACCTTGTAAACGCTTCCGAACCCTCCTTTCCCAATGCAAAATGTTGCATCAAACTCCTCTGTGGCTTTTAAGATATCCCAGTATAATGAACTTCCATGTAATGAGGATATTGAAAGCAGACCATCATCTTTGTCAATGGAATCCCGTCTTTCAACGTCTCCAACTCTTCTTCTTTGGTCACGCATAAAGAGTAAAGAGAGCACCAGCGAAAGCACAAAGAAGCACTAATGCTCCCAGAATAGGAAGTACAGTAATGAGGATGAGTTTAAGTCCTTTCGCCATTGAGTGCTTCTTCAGCATTTTATTGACAAAGAACCATCATCTTCCTCATTTTTGAATGAAGGAAGTGTTACAAGAATTGGAGAAGAAACAACGAAGAGGAAGCCTCAGATTTCAGACAAGAGAAATGCTTCCTCTTCCAAATCAAAGTATAAATCTGAAGCTGATGTGGAACAATCAGGGCCTTTGATCAGAGATACAAAGATGAGATCATGGCCATTGGATCAGAGGACACCTGTACAGAAAAGGGAAGCTTCCAAGAAGCTCAGCTCACGTGATAAACATGTGAAGGAATAAGTTTGTTAATTTTGTACAAATAAAAGAATGACAAGTGTATAGt encodes:
- the LOC125852280 gene encoding MDIS1-interacting receptor like kinase 2-like translates to MMIVPTIFNFLQFFTILYFFTVTFATTEEATALLKWKATFQNQNNTLLASWTLSGPAGTNRIGAASSNACKDWYGVTCSNGRVNKLNMTNAGIIGTLYDFPFSSLPFLDYLDLSLNHLSGTIPPEIGKLTNLFYLDLSTNQISGTIPPHISSLTKLGTLHIFVNQLNGSIPEEIGHLRSLTELDLSSNILNGSIPVSLGNLNNLSVLSLYENHLSGSIPAEIGKLVNLVQLFLDTNNLTGHIPPEIGELVNLKRVYLGSNQLTGHIPSEIGKMKSLEELSINTNKFSGPIPKTIGELTELQLLYLHSNQLSGPIPSELGNLKKLNDLQLSTNQLSGPIPDSFGNLRNLTTLFLRNNTLSGSIPKELAYLDNLVVMEMDENQFSGHLPENLCQGGKLENFTVNSNKLTGPIPRSFSKCSSFKRVRLDNNSFTGNLSEAFGVHPHLYFIDLSDNDFHGELSRNWGKCKKLTDFQIARNNISGSIPPEIGNIKGLLGLDLSANHLIGRIPKEFGKLTSLVKLSVQNNYISGNIPIELGALTKLDSLDLSNNRLNGSIPTFIGDYQHLFHLNLSCNKFGQKIPKEIGRITHLSVLDLSYNLLDGEIPAQLASLLDLANLNLSHNSLAGRIPEEFESLTSLQDVILSYNELEGPIPNNKAFMNASLEGNKDLCGNVIGFQPCERPSSIVKKHSMAKGHKLILITVLPIMGALVLLCAFIGVLFMCNKRRRVRDVERRDSSDDVDGLIFISTLNGNALYWDILKATKEFDAMFCIGKGGSGSVYKVKLPTLENVAVKRLHSSFEVTHRKSFMNEIRSLTRIKHRNIVKLYAFCSNAQHSFLVYEYMEKGSLSSILSNEVESKKLDWLTRVNIIKGVAYALSYMHHDCSPPIVHRDISSSNVLLDSEYEARVSDFGIAKILKPDSSNCTALAGTYGYVAPELAYTMKVTEMCDVYSFGVLALEVIKGKHLGDYITVLANSSTRDHVQLSDLLDERLPYPEDRVKEVLVFIIKLASSCLLETPKSRPTMHFISSMLSMDPPVSQITSMKAKSVPEM